The genomic region GGTAGCGCTTGAACGCTTCGAGCGCCGCGCTTTCCGAAAGCTCCGCGGCGGCAGCCGCGGAAAGGCGCAGGCCGATCCCGAACGGTTTGGAACCTGCAGTTGCCGCATGGATGGTGGGGACGTTGCGGCGCAGGGCGTCGAACGTCTCCTGCCAGCTCTCACCCTTGTGGATGTTGGTGCAATAGGTCAATTGCCCCAGACGGGATCCGTCGACCTTCATTTCGCACCTGCCCGGCTCTTGAGCTCGTCGACAGCTCGCAACATCAGCGGGGCGTCGATCTCATGCACTTCGACCCCGGTGCCGATCCCTTCGAGCAAGGTTACGGTCAGCTCACCGCCAAGATGCTCCTGGAAATCGCGCAGGCCCTGTATCAGGAGGCTGCCGTTCTCCGCTTCTGCCTCCAGCATTGGGTGCCAAAGCGAAAAGCCCAGGCCCAGCAGCACGGCGCGGATGCGCGCGTTGGCGCCCGCGTCCAGAAGGCCCGCAAGCACCGAATATTGTGCGTCGAGCGCGATACCGATAGCCACCGCCTCTCCGTGCCGCAAGGAAAAATCGGTCAACAATTCCAGCCGGTGAGCGGCCCAATGCCCAAAATCGAGCGGGCGCGCGGTTCCCCGCTCGAACGGATCGCCGCCCTTGCCGATCTGGTGCATGTGCAGTTCGGCACACCGGCGGATCATGTAGCTCATCGCGTCCGCATCGAAACGCGCAAGGTTGGCGGTGGACGCTTCGAGCCAGCTAAAGAACGCCCCGTCCCGGATCAAGGCCACCTTGACGGCTTCGGCTATCCCCGGACGCTTTTCGCGCGGCGGCAGGCTTTCAATGAAATCATAGTCATTGATTACAGCGAAAGGCGGCGCGAAGGTGCCGAAAAAGTTCTTGGACTCGAAAAGGTTGACGCCGTTTTTGACACCAACGCCGGAATCGTTCTGTGACAGGACCGTGGTGGGAATACGGATATGACGGATGCCGCGATGCGCCGTCGCTGCCGCGAGGCCAACCGCGTCGAGCAGCGCGCCGCCGCCGATGGCGACCACATAGGAATGGCGGTCGATATGATGTTCGACCATCAACTTCTGCATGTCGATGACGGCGTCGAGGCCGCGTTTGACGGTTTCACCGCCACTGACCGTAATCGGCTGGGCAACAAGCTCCAGCGTATGGGCATGCCGTTCGGCAAAGGTCATGATCTCACCGGACAGGGAGGGGCGAGCGCTACTAACGCCGTTATCCACGAAAACCAGGATGCGATGGCGGCGCCGCGGCTCGAACTGACTCACGATGTCAACGAGCACCCTATTGTCGAGATCGAACACCCCGCGACAGAAGATCACCGGAAATTGGTATTCGACCGAAAAACTCTGCTGCCGAACGGCCACTTGGGGGGATCGTGGCTCTTGTGCAGGTCGAAGGGCCGACTGCACTGGTGCATCAAAGGGTTGTGTCAGTGCCATTAGCTGCTGGTCCTGCCTGATTGAAGTTTTGCGGCCGCAATTTCAGCCGCTTTCCCGGTTGGTTCGGCTGCAAGGTAGGCCAAGGCGAACGCTCCAATGGCAGCGGTGACGGCGCATGACATGCCCAGACCGGACCATGCGCCGTCCCATCCGAGCAAATGAACCCCGAGGCTGATGGACGTAGCTCCAGCGCTCACCGCCATCGATATCTTCACCACGACACGCAGGTGATCATTCTGATCCGCCTGCACGGTACTCTCGAGATCTTCGCGCCACATACTCTCCTCCCGCGTTCTAGTATCCTAGCATTTTGGAGAATGTCAATTTCTCGTAGGCATGATCCCATGGGGCCTCTGCAAAATCGCGAAGGTAAATACGCAAGGCCGGAAGTCAGCACTGAATGATGCTGTGATTGGCCCGGGCGCCCGATGCGCTCCGAGCGAACGCCCCCGCTTACAGAATGCGACACATATCGCCGTTACAAAGAACGATTTAAGTCCGCGAGTTCGGTTAACAGCAGAAAATGGAGCGGGTGAAGGGAATCGAACCCTCGTCGTAAGCTTGGACAATAAACAGTATGATACGTTTTCCACAACCTACGTGTAACACAATATTCCGCATTTTGTATCACAAAAGCTATTCGTCAAATTGGGATGAGGACCATTGTAGGGTGCGTTCCAGATGACGTTGCCCCCATCTTTTATCCAGCGTGACGTAGACTCCGGGGGTTGTTTTGGCCCTGCTGAGCCTGGTGGAAGACGGGGGCTGGCGTGGAGCTGGCCATTGAGCGCAGCGCCAGGTCCCGTCGTGGGGTAAAGGTGGTTGCGTATTCGGTTGGGGTGAGCCAGCCGAGCCGCGAGTGTGTGAGCTACTCCCCAATCGTTGGACAGCTTTTGGCGTAAATTAAGCTACTCGTTGCACCTGCTGGTCGGGTTGGTTTTGGTCAATGCGCTGCCAATAGATCACGGCAGGCGGTTTTCCGCCAAGGGCGGAATGAGGGCGTCGGTTATTATAGAAGTCCACCCATTCGCGGACGCCGGCGCGGGCCTGTGACCCGGTCTCCCAGGCGTGCAGGTAGACGCATTCGTATTTGAGGGTTCTCCAGAGCCGCTCGACAAAGATGTTGTCGAGGAACCGGCCCTTGCCATCCATGGAGATGCGCACCCCCATTCGTCGCAACCGATCGGTCCAGGCAAAGGACGTGAACTGGCTCCCCTGATCGGTGTTCATGATCTCGGGCGGACCGAACTTGTGGACCGCCTCGTTCAACGCCTCGATGCAGAAGTCTGCCTCCAGCGTGTTCGAGATGCGCCATGCCAAGACCTTGCGGGTGTGCCAGTCCATGATGGCCACCAGGTAGAGAAAGCCCCGGCGCATCGGTAAATACGTGATATCCGCAGCCCAGGCCTGGTTCGGGCGCTCCACCCTCAACCCCTTCAGAAGATAGGGCCAGATCTTGTGCCCCTTGGCTGGTCTCGAGGTATTGGGCTTCTGATAAATCGGCATCAGGCCCATGAGCCGCATCAGCCGACGCACGCGCTTCTCGTTTATCACGTGACCTTCATTGCGCAGGTGCCAGGTCATCTGCCGGACTCCGAAGAAGGGCGTCTCCAGGAATTGCCCATCGATCCTGCGCATCAGGGCAAGGTTGATCTCGGTCTCGCCTTTCGGCGTGTAGTAGAACGAAGAGCGCGCGATCGACAGCAGCGTGCACTGTTTGCCAATTGAGAGCACGGGGTGATCAGGTTCTATCATCCCTCGCCTCACTTCCCGCCCCAAGGCTTGAGCTTTCTGGACAAAAAATCGTTGGCGACGGCCAGCTCTCCGATCTTGGCATGCAGATCCTTGACCTGTTCATCGTCAATCTCAGGCCTTTTGCGCCCGCCGCGCTCGAACACACCCGATGCCCCTTCGAGCAACGCCCGTTTCCATTGGTGGATCATCGTGGGGTGAATTCCGAACCGGCTCGCCAATTCCGATACCGTCTCTTCGCCCTTCAATGCTTCCAGGGCGACCTTCGCCTTGAACTCGGGCGAATGCTGCTTGCGTTTCGACATCTCTGATCTCCATCGTCGAAGACCAGCAGACAACAATTCCTAGCTTACGTCAGCGTCCCATTTTCGGGGAGTAGCTCAGGGCGATAACCTACCAGTAAGAGATATTTATTAACGTCACTCGAACTGGAGCAACGAATCAAAAGCTAGATTACGCGTTGTGGGCTCGAATATAGCTCATGAATGCGGAAGCCGAGCCACTCCAACCGCTTTTCAGAGTGGAACTCCGAGGGACAAAGGCTCGACTGATGAGCAGAAAGACCAGAACGCTGTGGCTGGCAAAGCACCTCAAAACATCAAATTGCCTTTCGAGCAAAGTGTCGGCTACCAAGCTCGCCTTACTCATCGGCTTATACAGCGGCTCCTCCACCAGAAGATTGCGCCGTATGGGGTAACACCCGGCATGTGGTATTTTCTACGCGCCTTGTGGCACAAGGACGGGCAAACTCAGCGAGAATTGTCCCTTTTGGTCGGCACTATGGAGCCGACGACATTGAGCGCAATCAGAACGATGGAAGCTTCTGGATTAGTTCAGAGAAAGCGAAACGACGAGGACCGACGAAAAATAAATGTCTTTTTGACCGGTCGCGGACGCGAGTTGGAAAATATCCTTATGCCACTTGCGAAGGAGGTCGTAGATGCATCTGTTGAAGGTTTCTCCATCAATGAACGTGGTCTCTTGCTTCAATATTTGAAATCAATTCAAAATAATATTTTGAAGCACCTCGACGAAGACGTCCATCTGGGTTAACATCCCACTCTTGGCCTCCACCGCTCC from Pelagibacterium sp. 26DY04 harbors:
- a CDS encoding 3-dehydroquinate synthase, translated to MAVRQQSFSVEYQFPVIFCRGVFDLDNRVLVDIVSQFEPRRRHRILVFVDNGVSSARPSLSGEIMTFAERHAHTLELVAQPITVSGGETVKRGLDAVIDMQKLMVEHHIDRHSYVVAIGGGALLDAVGLAAATAHRGIRHIRIPTTVLSQNDSGVGVKNGVNLFESKNFFGTFAPPFAVINDYDFIESLPPREKRPGIAEAVKVALIRDGAFFSWLEASTANLARFDADAMSYMIRRCAELHMHQIGKGGDPFERGTARPLDFGHWAAHRLELLTDFSLRHGEAVAIGIALDAQYSVLAGLLDAGANARIRAVLLGLGFSLWHPMLEAEAENGSLLIQGLRDFQEHLGGELTVTLLEGIGTGVEVHEIDAPLMLRAVDELKSRAGAK
- a CDS encoding IS3 family transposase (programmed frameshift), which encodes MSKRKQHSPEFKAKVALEALKGEETVSELASRFGIHPTMIHQWKRALLEGASGVFERGGRKRPEIDDEQVKDLHAKIGELAVANDFLSRKLALGREVRRGMIEPDHPVLSIGKQCTLLSIARSSFYYTPKGETEINLALMRRIDGQFLETPFFGVRQMTWHLRNEGHVINEKRVRRLMRLMGLMPIYQKPNTSRPAKGHKIWPYLLKGLRVERPNQAWAADITYLPMRRGFLYLVAIMDWHTRKVLAWRISNTLEADFCIEALNEAVHKFGPPEIMNTDQGSQFTSFAWTDRLRRMGVRISMDGKGRFLDNIFVERLWRTLKYECVYLHAWETGSQARAGVREWVDFYNNRRPHSALGGKPPAVIYWQRIDQNQPDQQVQRVA
- a CDS encoding MarR family transcriptional regulator; the encoded protein is MAGKAPQNIKLPFEQSVGYQARLTHRLIQRLLHQKIAPYGVTPGMWYFLRALWHKDGQTQRELSLLVGTMEPTTLSAIRTMEASGLVQRKRNDEDRRKINVFLTGRGRELENILMPLAKEVVDASVEGFSINERGLLLQYLKSIQNNILKHLDEDVHLG